One Candidatus Atelocyanobacterium thalassa isolate ALOHA genomic window, AGCTGAAAGGCCAAGCAAGACATCCCTAATCTGTTCAGCGACATCAACTGCAACATTAATCTGGGCTTCAGTAGTGGATGCCCCTAAGTGAGGAGTCAAGATAACATTATCTAAGTTTTTAAGTTTCGAATTACTTAATGGTTCTTTCTCAAACACATCTAGAGCAGCTCCGGCAATTTTTTTGTTGATAATCGCTTCAGCCAAAGCATCTTCATCAATTATCCCTCCTCTTGCACAATTAATAATACGAGCAGTAGATTTCATTTTAGACAAAGCTTTTTTGTTTATAATATGAGCCGTTTCAGGAGTTTTTGGAATATGTAAAGTAATATAGTCAGATTCTGAAAAAAGTAGTTCGAGTTCAACTAAAACACATCCTAATTGATCAGCTCTTTCATTGGAAATAAAAGGATCATAGGCGAGTAATTTCATTCCCATGGACTTAGCAATGTTGGCTACGTGCGAACCTATCTTTCCAAGCCCAATGATTCCTAAGGTTTTTTTATAGACTTCTGCACCAATAAAAGATTTACGATCCCATCTATGTTCTTTTATGGATTGATTTGCTTGAGGAATATGCCGTGACAAAGATAACATCATCGCTAAGGTATGCTCTGCAGCCGCTATGGTATTACCTTCTGGTGAATTTACTACTACAATGCCTTGACGAGTAGCAGAAGGAATATCGATATTGTCGACTCCTACCCCTGCTCTTCCAATTATTTTTAATTGACTGCCGGCAGTAATAACTTCTTTTGTAACATAAGTACCTGAGCGTATCATTAAAGCATTATATTCAGGAATAATTTTAATTAGCTCATCCAATGGCAATCCTATCTTTATATCTACTTGGGCTACTTGAGAGAGAATATCAATGCCGATTGGATCAATAGGATCTGAAACAAGAACTTTTGTCATAGGGATTCCTCCTCTTAGAGCTAATAGTATATTTGCTCAACTGTGTGATTTTAGTAAATTATTGTAACTGCTAACAAAATATTTATTGGCAAATCGCTTAAAGTTATTACTGTTTTATTCAAAATTTTCATTCATTCTAGTAAAGTTGTATAAGATAAAGTTTGTATGGTTCAACTATCGAAAATTTAAAAACTTCTACAAATTTTTTATAATTAATCTAAATATACATTGTCGATATCACTACTAAATATGATATTACAAAAACTTTATTGTATAAAAATAAATACAAATTTTTTAAAATCTTAATAGTAAATTTTTTGTCGATATCATATCTAGTGAAAAAATTAATATGCGTGATAGTATTTTATTCATTAATGTTTACTTTAAAAAATATATAATTGATTGATGAGTATAAGTAAATTATCAATAGGCTATTATTATAAATGTTAAATCCTTTCTCAATAGTTAATATAAATTATGGAGGTTAAATTGAAATTATGAATATCCCAGACATTATGGAGAAGGGTGGGATCGCCATGTGGCCTCTACTTCTTTTATCAATATTAGCTTTAAGTACAATTATTGAACGTTCATTTTTTTGGATTCGATTTTTATCTAAAGAAAAGCAAATTACCAAAATTATCCTCAAAACTGCCTCCTACGACTGGGATGCAATTTTAAAAACTTCCCAAAACCACAGTAAACATCCTATCTGTAACTTTCTTTACACTCCTTTAAAGTTAAAAGATCCAGATCCTGAAGTTTTTCATTTAGCTTTAGAATCATCAGCAGACGATGAGTTGGCATTGATGAGGCAAGGAGATAAGCTTCTAGAAGGAGTTATTGCCTTATCTCCTTTATTGGGATTATTAGGCACTGTCTTAGGATTAATTGGTTCCTTAGGAAATATTCAAATTAGTGACTTAGGCACTTCTTCTACAAGAGGTGTAACTCTTGGAATTGGTGAAGCACTGATTTCTACTGCTGCTGGGTTGATTATTGCTATTACTAGCCTAACTTTTTATCGAATTTTTCAATCACTTTGGTTTAATAAAGTTCGAGTTTTTATAAAAATAAGTAGTGAATTGGATTTAATTTACCAGCAACATTGGCTCAAAATTAATTCTAGTGATTCTAAAAATTTGAATGAGAATTACAATGAATAACAAAAACCGTCTAATTAAAAAATACAATAGTCGAGTTAACTCTCATT contains:
- the serA gene encoding phosphoglycerate dehydrogenase — protein: MTKVLVSDPIDPIGIDILSQVAQVDIKIGLPLDELIKIIPEYNALMIRSGTYVTKEVITAGSQLKIIGRAGVGVDNIDIPSATRQGIVVVNSPEGNTIAAAEHTLAMMLSLSRHIPQANQSIKEHRWDRKSFIGAEVYKKTLGIIGLGKIGSHVANIAKSMGMKLLAYDPFISNERADQLGCVLVELELLFSESDYITLHIPKTPETAHIINKKALSKMKSTARIINCARGGIIDEDALAEAIINKKIAGAALDVFEKEPLSNSKLKNLDNVILTPHLGASTTEAQINVAVDVAEQIRDVLLGLSARTAVNIPGLVPDLVEKIRPYLELAETLGNLAGQLAGGRIEKLTVRLQGELAAMQSQPIVIASIKGLLSQALRERVNYVNAAIEAKERGIRIIETRDASICDYAASLHISVQGSLGEHSVTGTLLSDGEIRITNVDLFPINVPPSNHMLFTIHRDMPGIIGKIGSLLGSFNVNIASMQVGRKIVRGDAVMAVSLDDPLPDSLLLEIMKVTGIRDAYTIKL
- a CDS encoding MotA/TolQ/ExbB proton channel family protein; amino-acid sequence: MNIPDIMEKGGIAMWPLLLLSILALSTIIERSFFWIRFLSKEKQITKIILKTASYDWDAILKTSQNHSKHPICNFLYTPLKLKDPDPEVFHLALESSADDELALMRQGDKLLEGVIALSPLLGLLGTVLGLIGSLGNIQISDLGTSSTRGVTLGIGEALISTAAGLIIAITSLTFYRIFQSLWFNKVRVFIKISSELDLIYQQHWLKINSSDSKNLNENYNE